The genome window ACCGAGGTGATCGCCATGAGCGCCAACAGCGAGGAGCGCGTCAAGGCCGTCCTGGACGTGCTGCAGACCAAGCTCATCAAGCGCGGCGTGTCCCTCAAGGCGCTCGACGCCGGAGAGCCCCGCGTCTCCGGCAAGGAGTACCGGCTCGACGCCACCCTCAAGGAGGGGCTGAGCCAGGAGGACGCCAAGAAGATCGGCAAGATCGTCCGGGACGAGGGCCCCAAGGGCGTCAAGACGCAGGTGACCGGGGACGAGCTGCGCGTCTCGGCGAAGAGCCGTGACGACCTCCAGGCGGTCATCGCACTCCTCAAGGGCGCCGACCTCGACGTCGCCCTGCAGTTCGTCAACTACCGCTGACGACCCGGCTGGCGGCCCGGCTGACGACCCGGCCCGCTGCCGGTGCGGCTCAGGCGTCGCCGCGCGCCCCGCGCGCGGCGACCGCCAGCACGAGCGCACCGACGGCGGCGGCGAGCGCCGCGCCGGCCACCACGGTGCCGACGGCCCAGGCGGGACCAGCCGCCACCGGGGGGACGGCCACCAGTCGGGAGGCCGCCGCGGCGGGGAGGAGCTGGTCCACGACCGCGCCCCAGCCCGACCGCGGCACCACCAGGCCGAGGACCGGCTCGGCCACGAGCGGCCAGGCCACCACGGCGGCCACCGCGACGACCGCGCTGCGCAGCAGCGACGCCAGCGCCATGCCGGCCAGTCCCTGCAGCACCACGACCGCGGCGTAGCCGAGCAGCGGGAGGGCCAGGACGACAGGTCGCGGCGCCTGCGCCACCAGCTCCTGACCCGGCCAGAGGAGCACCAGGACCGCTGCCGCCACGAGCGCGGTGACGGCGAGGACGGCGGACCAGGCCGTCACCACCAGCACCCGGGCCGCCAGGAGCGCGCCGCGACGCGGCACGACCACCAGCGCGGACCTCTCGGCGCCGTGA of Quadrisphaera sp. RL12-1S contains these proteins:
- a CDS encoding YajQ family cyclic di-GMP-binding protein, with product MASESSFDVVSKIDRQEVDNALNQAAKEIAQRYDFKGTGASVDWSGTEVIAMSANSEERVKAVLDVLQTKLIKRGVSLKALDAGEPRVSGKEYRLDATLKEGLSQEDAKKIGKIVRDEGPKGVKTQVTGDELRVSAKSRDDLQAVIALLKGADLDVALQFVNYR